One Halosegnis longus DNA window includes the following coding sequences:
- a CDS encoding DUF371 domain-containing protein, with translation MPETETVRARGHEHVAAEHASTWELTSDDWLTPAGDCILGIEADTTPADFDSAFVAACQSHDATIEATLRVGDREQTIVGSGHPDLSFADDRSLVARTSDYVDDRTVMVNADTAAEGVDRELVNGLADGGSVECVFRVE, from the coding sequence ATGCCCGAAACCGAGACCGTTCGCGCACGCGGCCACGAGCACGTCGCCGCCGAGCACGCGAGCACGTGGGAGCTAACGAGCGACGACTGGCTCACCCCCGCCGGCGACTGCATCCTGGGTATCGAAGCCGACACCACGCCCGCCGACTTCGACTCCGCGTTCGTCGCGGCGTGTCAGTCCCACGACGCCACCATCGAGGCGACGCTCCGTGTCGGCGACCGCGAGCAGACGATCGTCGGCTCCGGCCATCCCGACCTCTCCTTCGCGGACGACCGCAGCCTCGTCGCCCGCACCAGCGACTACGTCGACGACCGGACGGTGATGGTGAACGCCGACACCGCCGCCGAGGGAGTCGACCGAGAACTGGTCAACGGGCTCGCCGACGGCGGCTCCGTCGAGTGTGTCTTTCGTGTCGAGTAG
- a CDS encoding coiled-coil protein — translation MSDSIESSDNVELTDDELETNNKGQLIKKAGQLRDRRNELNQLASERASKRDELNAKTREKVDEAQEHREKRDELNEQVQEHKEKRNELNAKANELFDKVDDRKDDLELSEGKSVDDLESEIEDLEFKQQTEVLSTEDERELIEEIEEKREQLAERKEKLDQSGDLEAVKEKAQEVRAEASEHHQKVTELADKAQEHHNQMIEAYREADEIRDDADEWHEKFVEAQEAADQHHDDFVRVQKRLRELDKEEEDEKQEAREAKEEEAREEAEEIYEAFQNGETLDTEDLMKLQKTGLL, via the coding sequence ATGAGTGACAGTATCGAAAGCAGCGACAACGTAGAACTCACAGACGACGAACTAGAGACGAACAACAAGGGACAGCTCATCAAGAAGGCTGGTCAACTGCGAGACCGGCGCAACGAGCTGAACCAGCTCGCCTCCGAGCGCGCGTCCAAGCGCGACGAGCTCAACGCCAAGACCCGCGAGAAGGTCGACGAGGCACAAGAGCACCGCGAGAAGCGCGACGAGCTCAACGAGCAGGTCCAAGAGCACAAGGAAAAGCGCAACGAGCTCAACGCCAAGGCCAACGAGCTGTTCGACAAGGTCGACGACCGCAAGGACGACCTCGAACTCTCGGAGGGGAAGTCCGTCGACGACCTCGAAAGCGAAATCGAGGATCTGGAGTTCAAACAGCAGACCGAGGTGCTCTCCACCGAGGACGAGCGCGAGCTCATCGAGGAGATCGAAGAAAAACGCGAGCAGCTGGCCGAGCGAAAGGAGAAGCTCGACCAGTCCGGCGACCTCGAAGCGGTCAAGGAGAAGGCCCAGGAGGTCCGCGCCGAGGCGTCCGAACACCACCAGAAGGTGACGGAGCTCGCCGACAAGGCCCAAGAGCACCACAACCAGATGATCGAGGCCTACCGAGAGGCCGACGAGATTCGCGACGACGCCGACGAGTGGCACGAGAAGTTCGTCGAGGCACAGGAGGCTGCCGACCAGCACCACGACGACTTCGTCCGCGTTCAAAAGCGGCTCCGCGAGCTCGACAAGGAGGAAGAAGACGAAAAGCAGGAGGCCCGCGAGGCCAAGGAAGAGGAGGCCCGCGAGGAGGCCGAGGAAATCTACGAGGCCTTCCAGAACGGCGAGACCCTCGACACCGAGGACCTCATGAAGCTGCAGAAGACCGGCCTGCTGTAA
- a CDS encoding AzlC family ABC transporter permease, producing MSFLADFRTGARDTAPVVLGIIPFGLVAGAAAVEAGLTGGQALGLSVIVFAGASQLAAIGLLGDGAPLAVVVGTVLVINLRMVMYSASIAPHIARARRRWKALGAYLLTDQAYALSLAKFRNSETAGIGYYLGTAAPLWVCWQLCTVLGVVVGARVPPWLPLDFALPLVFLALLVPAVEDGATGMAALVGGTLTTVAVGLPYELALPVGAVAGVVAGVATDAVLGGEPP from the coding sequence ATGTCGTTTCTCGCAGACTTCCGTACGGGCGCACGCGATACCGCCCCTGTCGTCCTCGGTATCATCCCGTTCGGGCTGGTCGCCGGCGCGGCCGCCGTCGAGGCCGGACTCACCGGCGGACAGGCCCTCGGCCTCTCGGTTATCGTCTTCGCGGGCGCATCCCAACTCGCGGCTATCGGCCTGCTCGGTGACGGTGCGCCCTTGGCCGTCGTCGTCGGCACCGTGCTCGTCATCAATCTCCGGATGGTGATGTACTCCGCGTCGATTGCCCCGCACATCGCTCGGGCGCGTCGTCGGTGGAAGGCGCTCGGTGCGTATCTCCTCACCGACCAGGCGTACGCCCTCTCGCTCGCGAAGTTCCGCAACTCCGAGACCGCAGGTATCGGCTACTATCTCGGCACCGCCGCCCCGCTGTGGGTGTGTTGGCAACTCTGTACCGTCCTCGGCGTCGTCGTCGGGGCACGCGTCCCGCCGTGGCTTCCCCTCGATTTTGCGCTCCCGTTGGTCTTTCTCGCCCTGCTCGTCCCCGCAGTCGAGGACGGCGCGACCGGGATGGCGGCGCTCGTCGGTGGGACGCTCACCACAGTCGCCGTCGGCCTACCGTACGAACTCGCGCTCCCGGTCGGGGCCGTCGCGGGTGTGGTCGCCGGTGTCGCCACCGACGCCGTCCTCGGGGGTGAGCCGCCGTGA
- a CDS encoding AzlD domain-containing protein, with the protein MTASNTTIWLAILIGGVGTYAIRGSFIALYGRLELPAGVENALRFVPAAVLAALVVPELAQVDGTPVAQTGLPPGEAVVELITGDRVLAGLLAAVAAYVTEDVLATIVVGMGALLALGAL; encoded by the coding sequence GTGACCGCCTCGAACACGACCATCTGGCTCGCCATCCTCATCGGCGGGGTCGGCACGTACGCGATTCGCGGCTCGTTCATCGCGCTGTACGGTCGGCTCGAACTTCCGGCGGGCGTCGAGAACGCGCTCCGATTCGTGCCGGCGGCCGTCCTCGCCGCGCTCGTCGTCCCCGAACTCGCACAGGTGGACGGAACGCCGGTCGCACAGACCGGACTGCCACCGGGGGAGGCCGTCGTCGAGCTCATCACGGGTGACCGCGTGCTCGCGGGACTGCTCGCGGCCGTCGCCGCCTACGTGACCGAGGACGTACTCGCCACCATCGTCGTCGGGATGGGCGCGCTGCTCGCGCTCGGGGCACTGTAG
- a CDS encoding beta-CASP ribonuclease aCPSF1 produces MSSVERQLDDLQAEIEDEVPSDITISDVTYEGPELVVYTRDPKEFASDGDLVRRLASKLRKRITVRPDPDVLSHPREAEDTVRDIIPEEAGVTDLDFHTDTGEIFIEAEKPGMVIGRHGSTLREITQEVGWTPEVVRTPPIESSTVSNVRNFLKQEREERRDILERVGRQIHREEMSDDEWVRITTLGCCREVGRASFIISTPETRILVDCGDKPGAEGEVPYLQVPEALGAGANTIDAVVLTHAHLDHSALIPLLFKYGYDGPIYCTEPTRDLMGLLTLDYLDVAAKEGRTPPYESSQVREAIKHTVPIEYGDVTDIAPDVKLTMHNAGHILGSAVSHFHIGDGLYNVAFSGDIHYDDTRLFNGAVNEFPRVETLVMESTYGGRNDYQTDQADSERRLKKVINEAYERDGKVVIPAFAVGRSQEIMLVLEEAMRSGDIPEMPVHLDGMIWEATAIHTTYPEYLRDDLRDRIFHDDENPFLADQFNHIDGGEEERQEVADGGPCIVLSTSGMVTGGPIMSWLHHFGPDPDNRLVFVGYQAQGTLGRRIQNGWDEIPMNDGRRSGNLTLKMDVETVDGFSGHADRQGLENFVKTMNPRPEKVLCVHGDESSVQDFSSALYHEYNMRTFAPKNLETFRFK; encoded by the coding sequence ATGAGCTCAGTAGAGCGGCAACTCGACGACCTACAAGCAGAGATCGAAGACGAGGTTCCTTCGGATATCACTATCTCGGACGTGACCTACGAGGGACCGGAGCTGGTCGTGTATACGCGCGACCCGAAGGAGTTCGCCAGCGACGGCGACCTCGTTCGCCGGCTCGCCTCCAAGCTTCGAAAGCGCATCACCGTTCGGCCGGACCCGGACGTGCTCTCACATCCGCGTGAGGCCGAGGATACGGTCCGTGATATCATCCCCGAGGAAGCCGGCGTCACCGACCTCGATTTCCACACCGACACCGGGGAGATCTTCATCGAAGCCGAGAAGCCGGGGATGGTCATCGGCCGCCACGGCTCCACCCTCCGCGAGATTACCCAGGAGGTCGGCTGGACGCCCGAGGTCGTCCGGACGCCACCAATCGAGTCCTCGACGGTCTCGAACGTCCGGAACTTCCTCAAACAGGAGCGCGAAGAGCGACGTGACATCCTCGAACGCGTCGGCCGCCAGATTCACCGTGAGGAGATGTCCGACGACGAGTGGGTCCGGATTACGACGCTCGGCTGCTGTCGCGAGGTCGGCCGCGCGAGCTTCATCATCTCGACGCCGGAGACGCGCATCCTCGTCGACTGCGGCGACAAACCCGGCGCGGAGGGCGAGGTGCCCTACCTGCAGGTGCCGGAGGCGCTCGGTGCCGGCGCGAACACCATCGACGCGGTCGTGCTCACCCACGCCCACCTCGACCACTCGGCGCTGATTCCGCTCCTGTTCAAGTACGGCTACGACGGCCCGATTTACTGCACGGAACCGACGCGCGACCTGATGGGACTGCTCACGCTCGACTACCTCGACGTGGCGGCCAAGGAGGGGCGCACGCCTCCGTACGAGTCCTCGCAGGTCCGTGAGGCCATCAAACACACCGTCCCCATCGAGTACGGCGACGTGACGGACATCGCGCCGGACGTAAAGCTCACGATGCACAACGCCGGGCACATTCTCGGTTCCGCCGTGAGCCACTTCCACATCGGCGACGGGCTCTACAACGTCGCCTTCTCCGGCGACATCCACTACGACGACACCCGCCTGTTCAACGGTGCCGTCAACGAGTTCCCGCGCGTCGAGACGCTCGTCATGGAGTCGACCTACGGCGGGCGCAACGACTACCAGACCGACCAGGCCGACTCCGAGCGCAGGCTCAAGAAGGTCATCAACGAGGCGTACGAGCGCGACGGCAAGGTCGTGATTCCGGCCTTCGCGGTCGGCCGGTCACAGGAAATCATGCTCGTTCTGGAGGAAGCAATGCGGAGCGGCGACATCCCGGAGATGCCGGTCCACCTCGACGGGATGATTTGGGAGGCGACGGCGATTCACACAACCTACCCCGAATACCTGCGCGATGACCTCCGCGACCGCATCTTCCACGACGACGAGAACCCGTTCCTCGCCGACCAGTTCAACCACATCGACGGCGGCGAGGAGGAGCGACAGGAGGTAGCCGACGGCGGCCCGTGTATCGTGCTCTCCACGTCGGGGATGGTCACCGGCGGTCCCATCATGTCGTGGCTCCACCACTTCGGTCCCGACCCGGACAACCGCCTCGTCTTCGTCGGCTATCAGGCACAGGGGACGCTCGGTCGGCGCATCCAGAACGGCTGGGACGAGATTCCGATGAACGACGGCCGCCGCTCCGGCAACCTCACCCTGAAGATGGACGTGGAGACCGTCGACGGCTTCTCCGGTCACGCCGACCGACAGGGGCTGGAGAACTTCGTGAAGACGATGAATCCGCGCCCGGAGAAGGTGTTGTGTGTCCACGGCGACGAGTCGTCCGTGCAGGACTTCTCCAGCGCGCTGTACCACGAGTACAACATGCGCACCTTCGCCCCGAAGAATCTGGAGACGTTCCGATTTAAGTAG